The Candidatus Komeilibacteria bacterium CG_4_10_14_0_2_um_filter_37_10 genome has a window encoding:
- a CDS encoding DNA helicase UvrD yields MKIIADLHIHSPYARACSPMLTLPNIDIWCQKKGIDVVAVGDFTHPQRYWEMKELLVEKASGLYQLKNNSQNTYFIMSTEVAAIYSHLGKVRRLHLCLFLSSLEKVQIFNQALEKRGAKLKSDGRPILGMSAKDILKILKDVDPDGFMVPAHAWTPWFAVFGSKSGYNSLAECFEEMTPEIKAIETGLSSDPLMNWRVSALDHINLISNSDAHSLANLGREANIFALDELSYAEIKTAINDKSANKLVQTIEFYPEEGMYHYDGHRACNVSFAPAETKKRKGICPICGRQLTLGVAYRVDELADRSEKDIHRLGNFVSIVPLQEILADVYQVGKGAKKIINLYDQLVQRGGNEFNILLNLSKEQIIKISNVQIAEAIIKMRNKEIDIQPGFDGQYGRIKIAINSEKRQQISLI; encoded by the coding sequence ATGAAGATAATTGCCGATCTACACATTCATTCTCCCTACGCGCGTGCTTGTTCGCCTATGTTAACATTACCCAATATTGATATTTGGTGTCAGAAAAAAGGGATTGATGTGGTGGCGGTCGGCGACTTTACGCACCCGCAACGATATTGGGAAATGAAAGAGTTATTAGTGGAAAAAGCCTCTGGACTTTATCAGCTAAAAAATAATAGTCAGAATACTTATTTTATCATGAGCACTGAGGTTGCCGCTATTTACTCACACCTAGGTAAGGTTAGGCGTTTGCATTTATGTTTATTTCTTTCTAGTTTAGAGAAGGTGCAAATATTTAATCAGGCATTAGAAAAACGAGGAGCAAAGTTAAAATCCGATGGTCGGCCAATATTAGGAATGAGTGCTAAAGATATTCTAAAAATATTAAAGGATGTTGATCCTGACGGCTTTATGGTCCCAGCACATGCTTGGACACCGTGGTTTGCGGTTTTTGGCTCCAAATCAGGGTATAATTCATTAGCGGAATGCTTTGAAGAAATGACCCCCGAGATCAAAGCTATTGAAACTGGTCTTTCCTCTGATCCTTTGATGAATTGGCGAGTGTCAGCCTTGGACCATATTAATTTAATTTCCAATTCCGACGCTCATAGTTTAGCTAATCTGGGACGGGAGGCCAATATTTTTGCTTTAGATGAACTGTCTTATGCAGAGATCAAAACAGCGATTAATGATAAATCGGCAAACAAATTAGTTCAGACCATTGAGTTTTATCCCGAAGAAGGTATGTATCATTATGATGGTCATCGTGCTTGCAATGTTTCTTTTGCGCCAGCAGAAACTAAAAAAAGAAAAGGTATTTGCCCAATCTGTGGCCGGCAATTAACGCTGGGCGTTGCCTACCGGGTAGATGAATTAGCCGATCGCAGTGAAAAAGATATCCACAGGCTAGGTAATTTCGTCAGCATTGTCCCCCTGCAAGAAATCCTAGCTGACGTTTATCAGGTGGGTAAAGGAGCAAAAAAAATTATAAATTTATATGATCAGTTAGTGCAAAGAGGTGGTAATGAATTCAATATACTTTTAAATTTAAGTAAAGAACAAATTATCAAAATTAGTAATGTGCAAATCGCCGAAGCTATTATCAAAATGCGGAATAAAGAAATAGATATTCAACCGGGCTTCGATGGTCAGTATGGTAGAATAAAAATAGCGATTAATAGCGAAAAAAGGCAACAAATTAGCTTAATTTGA